A genomic window from Bacteroidota bacterium includes:
- a CDS encoding IS4 family transposase produces the protein MKFKEDGIGASDLIKLIPDELLLDLAAETNVDYQVKKLYGRNVFNLLLFGLLENERIGLRSLEDFYNSRKFRALFKLPGTMPTAKFNSFSARLAKMNVDFFSKAYEAIYEQCSHLYDESTLSLHYKITRVDSTMVCQTAAKLEEGMNVGMKKNGKKQVKYTVSLTNMFPSSVEVYTKQKHLSENQTIPQAILKLVDKSKDNIFVFDRGVSKRKAFCELDQNDFLFVTRLKVDSRYIVLNDMDTSLGIVVRNLTVLKDQRVYLYRSGDHVVENEFRLIQTQDEKGRQFWFLTNHFDLKCKEIIEIYKHRWDIEVFFRFLKQELNFAHLISVNVNGIKILLYMTLILAMLILIYKKINGFGYKTAKRRFAMELEYMIDDYMIIQSGGDPNTFFR, from the coding sequence ATGAAGTTTAAGGAAGACGGTATCGGTGCAAGTGATTTGATCAAGCTCATCCCAGATGAACTACTACTTGATCTGGCTGCTGAAACTAACGTAGATTATCAAGTAAAAAAGTTATACGGCCGTAATGTATTCAACTTATTGCTATTTGGACTATTAGAGAATGAACGAATAGGCTTACGATCGCTGGAAGACTTTTACAACTCCAGAAAATTCAGGGCTTTGTTTAAATTGCCGGGGACCATGCCTACGGCTAAATTTAACTCTTTTTCGGCAAGGTTGGCCAAAATGAATGTGGATTTTTTTTCGAAGGCTTATGAAGCCATCTATGAGCAATGCAGCCATCTATATGATGAATCGACACTGTCATTACACTACAAAATAACCAGAGTAGACTCTACGATGGTTTGTCAAACTGCAGCCAAACTTGAAGAGGGTATGAATGTAGGCATGAAAAAAAATGGTAAAAAACAGGTTAAATACACAGTTAGTTTAACCAATATGTTCCCTAGTAGTGTTGAAGTATATACCAAGCAAAAGCACTTGAGCGAAAACCAGACCATTCCCCAAGCTATCCTTAAGTTAGTAGATAAAAGTAAAGACAATATCTTTGTTTTTGACCGGGGTGTTTCAAAACGAAAAGCTTTCTGTGAACTGGATCAAAATGATTTTTTGTTCGTTACCAGATTAAAAGTGGATTCTAGATACATTGTCTTAAATGACATGGATACATCTTTGGGAATTGTGGTAAGGAATTTGACTGTTCTCAAAGATCAACGAGTGTATTTGTATCGATCAGGGGATCACGTTGTTGAAAATGAATTTCGATTGATTCAGACGCAAGATGAAAAAGGAAGGCAATTTTGGTTTCTGACGAATCATTTTGACTTGAAATGCAAAGAAATCATTGAAATTTATAAACATAGATGGGATATTGAAGTATTTTTCCGTTTCCTTAAGCAGGAATTAAACTTTGCTCACTTGATAAGTGTCAATGTGAATGGGATTAAAATCCTCCTTTATATGACTTTAATTCTTGCTATGCTCATCCTTATTTACAAAAAAATAAACGGGTTTGGCTACAAAACTGCCAAAAGGCGATTTGCTATGGAATTAGAATATATGATAGATGATTACATGATTATCCAAAGTGGAGGTGATCCAAATACATTTTTTCGATAA
- a CDS encoding Arc family DNA-binding protein codes for MSNKKPFVLRLNPEMMERLEKWAADEFRSVNGQIEWIIDRALKEAGRKSKI; via the coding sequence ATGTCGAACAAAAAGCCATTCGTTCTTCGTTTGAATCCTGAAATGATGGAGCGGCTTGAAAAGTGGGCTGCCGATGAATTCCGTTCCGTAAACGGGCAGATCGAGTGGATCATAGACCGTGCCTTGAAAGAAGCGGGAAGAAAATCGAAGATCTAA
- a CDS encoding SPFH domain-containing protein: MEKKYLPTNGYLALFIDLLMIIAPVIFMIFYQQFLLFIVVGLGLFLLPGFFIVNPNESMVLVLFGKYKGTVKNNGFFWVNPFFTKKKISLRARNLNSEPIKVNDKVGNPIMIGIVLVWKVEETFKAAFDVDDYIHFVDIQSEAAIRKLAGHYPYDNYDDEQAEITLRSGGEEVNQVLEDELRERLGIAGIHVMEARISYLAYASEIASAMLRRQQASAIVAARIKIVEGAVGMVEMALQELSKKEIIELDEERKATMVSNLMVVLCADKDVTPVVNTGTLHQ; this comes from the coding sequence ATGGAAAAGAAGTATTTGCCAACCAATGGTTATCTGGCATTGTTTATTGATCTGCTAATGATCATCGCTCCGGTAATTTTTATGATCTTTTATCAGCAGTTTTTGTTGTTCATTGTTGTAGGACTGGGATTGTTCCTGCTTCCCGGTTTTTTCATTGTGAATCCGAATGAATCGATGGTCTTGGTTTTATTTGGGAAATACAAGGGCACAGTCAAGAATAATGGATTTTTCTGGGTGAATCCGTTTTTTACGAAGAAGAAGATCTCATTAAGGGCCAGGAACCTGAACAGCGAGCCCATCAAGGTTAATGACAAGGTGGGAAATCCAATCATGATTGGGATAGTTTTAGTATGGAAGGTTGAGGAAACTTTTAAGGCTGCATTTGATGTTGATGACTACATTCATTTTGTGGATATTCAGAGTGAGGCTGCTATCCGTAAGCTTGCCGGGCACTATCCTTACGACAATTATGATGACGAGCAGGCGGAGATCACTTTGCGTTCAGGGGGGGAGGAAGTCAATCAGGTGTTGGAAGATGAATTACGTGAGCGTTTGGGTATAGCAGGAATCCATGTAATGGAGGCCCGCATCAGTTATCTGGCTTATGCTTCAGAGATAGCCAGTGCCATGCTCAGGAGGCAGCAGGCTTCTGCTATTGTTGCAGCAAGGATAAAGATTGTTGAAGGTGCAGTTGGGATGGTAGAAATGGCTCTTCAGGAACTATCGAAGAAAGAGATCATTGAACTGGATGAAGAACGCAAGGCCACCATGGTCAGCAACCTGATGGTTGTCCTTTGCGCCGATAAGGATGTTACACCGGTTGTAAACACAGGTACCTTACATCAATAG